One segment of Strix aluco isolate bStrAlu1 chromosome 4, bStrAlu1.hap1, whole genome shotgun sequence DNA contains the following:
- the SLC10A4 gene encoding sodium/bile acid cotransporter 4, whose amino-acid sequence MAGSAQPPPAAGGGGPDGGSLAGGGQALGDRSLSQVLSVLVGLALCVTMLGLGCAVELGQLGQQLRRPVGLLLALLGQFVAMPLLAFLLALIFALDEVAAVAVLLCGCCPGGNLSNLMSVLVDGDMNLSIIMTASSTLLALFLMPLCLWVYSRHWINTALVQLLPLGAVSLTLGSTLLPIGLGVLIRYRHPRAADLLVKISLWSLLVTLVILFILTGTMLGPDLMAHIPASVYAIAVLMPLAGYALGYGLATVFKMPPHCRRTVSLETGCQNVQLCTAILKLTFPPELIGSMYMFPLLYALFQSAEAGLFVLVYKMYGRDSYKQDTLGEEEDTDISYRKLKEEEVADTSYGTVTTDEHNSVQVEVTQTAL is encoded by the exons ATGGCCGgctccgcgcagcccccgccggcggcggggggcggcggccccgACGGCGGGTCGCTGGCGGGGGGCGGCCAGGCTCTCGGGGACCGCTCCCTCAGCCAGGTCTTGAGCgtgctggtggggctggcacTCTGCGTGAccatgctggggctgggctgtgccgtggagctggggcagctggggcagcagctgcggCGGCccgtggggctgctgctggcgctgctgGGACAGTTCGTGGCCATGCCGCTGCTGGCCTTCCTCCTCGCCCTCATCTTCGCCCTGGACGAGGTGGCGGCcgtggctgtgctgctgtgcgGCTGCTGCCCCGGGGGCAACCTCTCCAACCTCATGTCGGTGCTCGTCGACGGGGACATGAACCTCAG CATTATCATGACGGCCTCCTCCACGCTGCTGGCCCTCTTCCTCATGCCCCTCTGCCTCTGGGTCTACAGCCGCCACTGGATCAACACGGCCCTGgtgcagctgctgcccctggggGCGGTGAGCCTGACGCTGGGCAGTACCCTGCTGCCCATCGGCCTGGGGGTGCTCATCCGGTACCGGCACCCCCGCGCCGCCGACCTCCTCGTTAAG ATTTCCCTGTGGTCCCTCTTGGTGACTCTGGTGATCCTGTTCATCCTGACTGGGACCATGCTGGGCCCAGATCTGATGGCACACATTCCTGCGTCTGTCTACGCCATTGCGGTGCTGATGCCTCTAGCGGGGTACGCCTTGGGATACGGCTTAGCCACGGTCTTTAAAATGCCCCCACACTGCAGGAGAACAGTGTCTTTGGAAACAGGGTGCCAAAACGTCCAGCTCTGCACTGCCATCCTAAAACTCACTTTCCCCCCGGAGCTCATAGGGAGCATGTACATGTTTCCCTTGCTTTACGCGCTTTTTCAGTCAGCAGAAGCGGGACTCTTTGTGCTGGTATACAAGATGTATGGGAGAGACAGCTACAAACAAGATACACTCGGTGAAGAGGAAGACACAGATATTTCCTACAGGAAACTGAAGGAAGAGGAGGTGGCTGATACTTCGTACGGCACAGTGACCACGGACGAGCACAACTCCGTTCAGGTGGAGGTGACGCAGACGGCGCTTTAG
- the ZAR1 gene encoding zygote arrest protein 1: protein MAEEAMESYLYATYPPYPYSYRYPPPKGKGGAAGGWRPRGSGYFSGYGEAAAAAEYFDNYQRAQLKAILSQVNPNLTPRLRKANTKEVGVQVNPRQDASVQCSLGPRTLLRRRPGPPAGPRPREAEREQEQGSPATTSTRAVRFPRTIAVYSPVASRRLTAFLEEPGPGPERRPQQEEPAAAVEEEPVAAAMAVEEEPAALREQREAEAAAVRASWEKPAEAEPLGQRPAATPEPPEESREEQAAAGAEPAAAPQKQEPAAGKTRLRFQFLEQKYGYYHCKDCNIRWESAYVWCVQGTNKVYFRQFCRTCQKSYNPYRVEDITCQSCRQTRCTCPVKMRHVDPKRPHRQDLCGRCKGKRLSCDSTFSFKYII, encoded by the exons ATGGCGGAGGAGGCGATGGAGAGCTACCTGTACGCCACCTACCCCCCTTACCCTTACTCCTACCGCTACCCACCGCCCAAGGGCaaggggggggcggcgggcggctggcggccgcggggcagcggcTACTTCTCGGGCtacggcgaggcggcggcggccgccgagTACTTCGACAACTACCAGCGGGCGCAGCTGAAGGCCATCCTCTCCCAGGTCAACCCCAACCTGACGCCGCGGCTCCGCAAGGCCAACACCAAGGAGGTGGGCGTCCAGGTGAACCCGCGGCAGGACGCCTCGGTGCAGTGCTCCCTCGGGCCCCGCACGCTGctgcgccgccgccccgggccccccgccgggccgcggcccCGTGAGGCGGAgcgggagcaggagcagggcagccccgCCACCACCAGCACCCGTGCCGTGCGCTTCCCCCGCACCATCGCCGTCTACTCGCCCGTGGCGTCCCGCAGACTCACCGCCTTCCTGGAGGAACCGGGCCCGGGGCCGGAGCGACGGCCGCAACAGGAGGAGCCGGCCGCGGCCGTCGAGGAGGAGCCGGTCGCGGCGGCGATGGCCGTCGAGGAGGAGCCGGCCGCGCTGCGGGAGCAGCGGGAGGCGGAGGCGGCCGCCGTGCGGGCGAGCTGGGAGAAGCCCGCCGAGGCCGAGCCGCTGGGGCAGCGCCCGGCTGCGACCCCGGAGCCGCCGGAGGAGAGCCGGGAGGAGCAGGCGGCAGCGGGGGCAgagccggcggccgccccccaGAAGCAGGAGCCGGCGGCGGGCAAGACGCGCCTGCGCTTCCAG TTCCTGGAGCAGAAGTACGGCTACTACCACTGCAAGGACTGCAACATCCGCTGGGAGAGCGCCTACGTCTGGTGCGTCCAGGGCACCAACAAG gtCTATTTCCGACAGTTCTGCCGAACCTGCCAGAAGTCCTACAACCCGTACCGTGTGGAGGACATCACCTGCCAG AGCTGCAGGCAGACGCGGTGCACCTGCCCCGTGAAGATGCGCCACGTGGATCCCAAGAGGCCCCACCGCCAGGACCTCTGCGGGAGGTGCAAAGGGAAACGCCTCTCCTGCGACAGCACATTCAGTTTCAAATACATCATCTGA